The genomic segment ACCATATCATGGGCTGGTCCACCACCGTTGTCGCTCCGCCGGATGGCGATATGGGCGACTATATGCGCAGCCTGGAGAAGATCCGTTTAATGAAGTTTGGCGCGCTCTACCCGACGCATGGCGATCCGGTCAAAGGGCAGGACTTTGTCGAACACTTCATCACCGAATATGCCGAGCATCGCCGCGAGCGCGAGCGGGCGATCCTGCACCATCTTTCGGAAGGGGAGAACCTCATCCCTGAAATGGTGAAAGAGATGTACAGGGACGTCGACAAGCGTCTGCATCCGGCTGCGGCCATGTCTGTGCTGGGCCACATGATCGAACTGGTAAAGACCGGCCGGGTGAGCACGCCCGACGACAAGCCGAGCGTGCGGTCGCATTTCGAACTGGTCAGCCCTGCGGCCTGATCCTGCCTATCTCATGCTGAGGCCGATGCGGCGCCCTGCCGACAGGTAGTTCGCTGCGGCGACGATGGAATCCGCATCGATCATGAAGTGCCGGTAGAGATCATCGATCGTGCCGGTCTGGCCGAAATGCTCGACGCCGAGCGGCGCGGTGCGGTGACCCATGACAGACCCGATCCAGGCGAGCGTCGCCGGGTGGCCGTCGGTCACGGTGATCAGCGTGGCATCGCGCGGAACATCCGCCATCAGACGTTCGATCTGGCTGGTCGCATCCTGGTGGCCCCGGGCGCGGGCCCGGCGGGCCGCCGTCCAGCCTGAGTTCAGCCGGTCTGCCGAAGTGATGGCCAGCACGCCGATATCGCGGCGGTCATTGCCGATCCGGCCGGCCGCCTCGATCGCTTCCGGCGCCACACAGCCCTGATAGGCGATGACGACTTCGCAGTTCGGGCCCGGCTCGCGCAGCCAGTAGCCGCCATCGACCACACCCTGCCGGAAGTCGGCATCGTCGCGCGCCTTGACGCCCAGCTGCTCCAGTGGCCGCGTGGTGAGGCGGAGATAGACCGAGCCGCCGGTTTCGTCGCGCAGCCAGGTGCGCTCATCTGGATCGTTCTCTCCCGAGCGCTGGAGATAGTCGAAACTCCAGTCCATGATGATGGACAGCTCGTCCAGATAGGCAGGCTCGAAGCTGACAAGGCCGTCCTGGCTCATCCCGATCAGTTGCGCGCCGATAGACTGGTGCGCGCCGCCCTCCGGCGCGAGCGTCACACCGGACGGCGTGCCCGCGATGATGAAGCGGGCATCCTGGTAACAGGCATAGTTCAGCGCATCGAGGCCGCGGGCGACGAACGGGTCATAGACCGTGCCGATGGGGATCAGCCGTTCGCCGAACAGGGAATGTGACAGACCCGCTGCGCCGAGCAGCAGGAACAAATTCATCTCCGCAATACCAAGCTCGATATGCTGCCCGCCGGGGGAGAACTGCCATTTCTGCGTGGAGGGGATGCGCTGCTGGCGGAAGGTGTCTTCCTTTTCCGTCCGGGCAAAGAGGGACCGCCGGTTCACCCAGGGGCCGAGATTGGTGGAGGAGGTGACGTCCGGAGACGTCGTCAGGATCCGGTCTGCAATCTGGCTTTCGCTCTTGGCGAGCGTATCGAGGATCTTGCCGAACCCGGCTTGGGTGGAGAGCGTGCGGTCATCCAGGAAGACCGGTCCGGGGCTTTCCACTTTCGGCGCGGTAAAGCGGCGCGGGCCTGCCTCGAAGAAGGGCACTTTGCCGAGGAAAGCGTTCATGCCGTCCTTGTCTTCGACGGTGGCCAGTTTCTCCCATTCCTCGCCTTCCGGCACGCCCATATGCGACTGGAAGTCCGCCATCTGGGCCGGGTTCATCAGGCCGGCATGATTGTCCTTGTGGCCTGCGAGCGGCGTGCCCCAGCCCTTGATCGTGTAGGCGAGGAAGACGGTCGGCCTGTCATCGGTGATGCTGTCGAAGGCCTCCGTCAGCGTTTCGAGGCATTGGCCGCCGAGATTGTTCATCAGGGCGTTCAGCTCTTCGTCGCTGCGCTTCGAAAGCAGGGCGGTGACCTCGCCCTGATCGCCGAGATCGTCCATCAGGCGTTTCCGCCACGCGGCGCCGCCCTGATAGGTCAGCGCCGAGTAATCCGCATTCGGACAGGACTGGATCCAGGCCTTCAGCGCCTCGCCGCCCGGTTCTTCAAACGCCGCCCGCTGCAGCGCGCCGTGACGCAGCACGACCGTGCGCCAGCCGAAGGCCTTGAAGATCGACTCGATCTTTTCCCACAGGCCTTCATGCACGACGCCGTCGAGGCTTTGCCGGTTGTAGTCGATGATCCACCAGGTGTTGCGCAGCTCGTGCTTCCAGCCTTCCTGAAGGCATTCATAGACATTGCCTTCGTCCAGCTCCGCATCGCCGACCAGCGCCACCATCCGGCCGAGCGGGCGGTCTTCCGCCCAGTCCTTTGCCGCGAGATAATCCTGCACAATTGACGCAAAAGCGGTCTCAGCAACGCCAAGGCCGACCGAGCCGGTGGAGAAGTCCACATCGTCCACGTCCTTGGTGCGGCTGGGGTAGGATTGCGCGCCGCCATAGCCGCGGAAGTTCTTCAGCTTCTCCAGGCTCTGATTGCCCATCATGTATTGCATGGCGTGGAAGACCGGCGAGGCGTGCGGCTTCACCGCCACGCGGTCTTCCGGGCGCAGCGTGTTGAAATAGAGCGCCGTCATGATCGACACCATGGACGCGCAGGACGCCTGGTGCCCGCCCACTTTCACATCGCCTTCGCCCTTGGGGCGCAGGTGATTGGCATTGTGCACCATCCAGGCGGACAGCCAGAGCAGGCGTTGTTCGAGGGTTTTCAGATGCTGGAGATCGGACATGGAGACCTGTGAAACTGGTTACACGTGTAACCAGCCTCTTGGCACAGGCCTTCCCTTACGTCCATGCACCCGCGTGGCGGGATTTACATCGCCGTGTCGCGTAGCTCCGACAGCTCCGGATAGTCCGGATCGCGCTTTTCCATCCGGGCCTTGAACGCCTCGGCCATATGTGGCGGCGGGAACATCGCGGCGTTCCACACGCCGATATAGTCCAGCGTGTCGGCGGTGTTGTGATCGCGGCCGTAATTGATCAGCACCTTGCAGCCGGTGACCGCCAGCGGGCTGTTGGCGGCGATCTCGCGGGCGACGCCCATCACGGCGTCCATCATCTCTTCGTGCGTGTCGAACACGTCATTGACGAGGCCGATCTCCTTCGCCTTGGCAGCTGGCAGGCGCATGCCGGTATAGGCCATCTGCTTCGCCCAGCCCTCAGGGATGTAGCGTTGCAGGCGCGGGAAGGTGCCGACGTCGGCTGTCATGGCGATATTGGTTTCCATGATGGAGAAGAAGGCGTCCTTGGTGCACCAGCGGATGTCCCCGGCGGAAATCATGTCCACCGCCCCGCCGATCACGCCGCCATGCAGGGCGAACAGAACCGGCATGCGCGCCTCTTCCATACAGCTGAAGCTGTGCTGGATGTG from the uncultured Hyphomonas sp. genome contains:
- a CDS encoding enoyl-CoA hydratase-related protein — its product is MAYECFEVTIEDKIAHIRMNRPEALNTMNKAFWNELPEIIHDIDNNARARVIVISSTGKHFSGGMDTTVFTGDRDAPKHDRYIMAEALRSNIKHIQHSFSCMEEARMPVLFALHGGVIGGAVDMISAGDIRWCTKDAFFSIMETNIAMTADVGTFPRLQRYIPEGWAKQMAYTGMRLPAAKAKEIGLVNDVFDTHEEMMDAVMGVAREIAANSPLAVTGCKVLINYGRDHNTADTLDYIGVWNAAMFPPPHMAEAFKARMEKRDPDYPELSELRDTAM
- a CDS encoding transketolase — protein: MSDLQHLKTLEQRLLWLSAWMVHNANHLRPKGEGDVKVGGHQASCASMVSIMTALYFNTLRPEDRVAVKPHASPVFHAMQYMMGNQSLEKLKNFRGYGGAQSYPSRTKDVDDVDFSTGSVGLGVAETAFASIVQDYLAAKDWAEDRPLGRMVALVGDAELDEGNVYECLQEGWKHELRNTWWIIDYNRQSLDGVVHEGLWEKIESIFKAFGWRTVVLRHGALQRAAFEEPGGEALKAWIQSCPNADYSALTYQGGAAWRKRLMDDLGDQGEVTALLSKRSDEELNALMNNLGGQCLETLTEAFDSITDDRPTVFLAYTIKGWGTPLAGHKDNHAGLMNPAQMADFQSHMGVPEGEEWEKLATVEDKDGMNAFLGKVPFFEAGPRRFTAPKVESPGPVFLDDRTLSTQAGFGKILDTLAKSESQIADRILTTSPDVTSSTNLGPWVNRRSLFARTEKEDTFRQQRIPSTQKWQFSPGGQHIELGIAEMNLFLLLGAAGLSHSLFGERLIPIGTVYDPFVARGLDALNYACYQDARFIIAGTPSGVTLAPEGGAHQSIGAQLIGMSQDGLVSFEPAYLDELSIIMDWSFDYLQRSGENDPDERTWLRDETGGSVYLRLTTRPLEQLGVKARDDADFRQGVVDGGYWLREPGPNCEVVIAYQGCVAPEAIEAAGRIGNDRRDIGVLAITSADRLNSGWTAARRARARGHQDATSQIERLMADVPRDATLITVTDGHPATLAWIGSVMGHRTAPLGVEHFGQTGTIDDLYRHFMIDADSIVAAANYLSAGRRIGLSMR